A single region of the Calditrichota bacterium genome encodes:
- a CDS encoding TIGR01548 family HAD-type hydrolase, with protein sequence MKVEAILFDMDGVLVDVSQSYRYAIKKTAEFFTGDEIQFLEIQQVKNRGGYNNDWDCAHAIITEHGKDAYHWEIVDKFQEFYLGKNFDGFIKNETMLIKPTVLESLFHRFRLGIVTGRPKIEAEFVLSRFEAENYFEVLIALEDTPPGKGKPEPDGILLAMKKLGVKTAVYLGDSIDDMKAAVAAGVIPVGVLSVNDTGLGQTDLLKSAGAQFILNDVNEILNLELVVQSS encoded by the coding sequence ATGAAAGTAGAAGCGATTTTGTTTGACATGGACGGCGTTTTAGTGGATGTTTCCCAATCCTATCGCTACGCCATTAAAAAGACAGCGGAATTTTTCACCGGCGATGAAATTCAATTTTTGGAAATTCAGCAGGTGAAAAATCGCGGCGGCTATAATAATGATTGGGATTGCGCACATGCTATTATCACAGAACATGGCAAAGATGCATACCACTGGGAAATTGTGGACAAATTCCAGGAATTTTATCTGGGGAAAAATTTTGACGGATTTATAAAAAATGAAACCATGTTGATCAAGCCGACCGTGTTGGAATCGTTGTTTCACCGGTTCAGGTTGGGAATTGTTACAGGCCGTCCAAAAATCGAAGCGGAATTTGTTTTGAGCCGTTTTGAGGCAGAAAATTATTTCGAGGTGTTGATCGCCCTGGAGGACACGCCGCCTGGAAAAGGAAAGCCAGAACCTGATGGTATTTTACTGGCAATGAAAAAATTAGGCGTCAAAACCGCTGTCTATCTGGGCGATTCAATCGATGACATGAAAGCTGCCGTGGCTGCGGGAGTTATTCCGGTCGGAGTTTTATCTGTCAACGATACCGGGCTGGGACAAACAGATTTGCTCAAGTCAGCCGGAGCACAGTTCATTTTAAATGATGTGAATGAGATTTTGAATTTGGAGCTCGTAGTTCAGAGTTCATA
- the hisC gene encoding histidinol-phosphate transaminase, whose protein sequence is MSFFIKDSVKQLESYVVSQDQSVIKLNQNESAYDVPSGLKEEILHRLERQSWNRYCENRPGGLISEIAAYRNFPEQGILAGNGSNEMIQTVISGTCREGDSIVVASPGFSVYPRLAKIWNIDTIPVPLQDDFSFDIPVIIEKAQNARMIILASPNNPTGSVLQPDEISKILESIPGIFVLDEAYFEFHGDTAQNLIEKNERLIILGTFSKAFSLAGLRLGYLLAQPAVAQQLEKAKLPFSVGIFQQIAGEILLKNRDQLQPVIDEIIEQRDWLFGQVSQRETVSAVASAANFFLFRLSGFDGAGLFKEFYKRGILLRHFRDERISDFLRVSIGTPKENKKFLQILDEIRAA, encoded by the coding sequence ATGAGTTTTTTTATTAAAGATTCAGTGAAACAGCTTGAAAGCTACGTGGTCTCACAGGATCAGTCTGTCATCAAGCTCAATCAAAACGAATCCGCTTACGATGTCCCAAGTGGATTGAAAGAAGAGATTCTTCATCGTCTCGAACGACAGAGTTGGAATCGGTATTGTGAAAATAGACCCGGCGGTTTAATTTCGGAGATAGCAGCATACAGAAATTTTCCCGAGCAGGGCATTCTGGCGGGTAATGGTTCCAATGAAATGATTCAAACCGTGATTTCCGGGACTTGTCGCGAGGGCGACAGCATTGTTGTCGCGAGCCCGGGATTTTCTGTCTATCCGCGTTTGGCAAAGATTTGGAATATTGATACAATCCCCGTACCGCTTCAGGATGATTTTAGCTTCGATATTCCAGTAATTATTGAGAAGGCGCAAAATGCGCGTATGATAATCCTGGCGTCGCCGAATAATCCGACCGGGTCGGTTTTGCAGCCGGACGAAATTTCGAAAATTTTGGAATCCATTCCCGGCATCTTTGTCCTTGATGAGGCGTATTTTGAATTTCACGGAGATACAGCTCAGAATTTAATAGAGAAAAATGAGCGGCTCATCATTTTGGGCACCTTTTCCAAAGCGTTCAGTCTGGCAGGTCTGCGGCTGGGGTATTTGTTGGCACAACCTGCTGTCGCACAGCAATTGGAAAAAGCGAAGCTGCCTTTTTCAGTTGGCATTTTTCAGCAGATCGCCGGAGAAATTTTATTGAAAAATAGAGATCAATTGCAGCCCGTTATTGATGAAATCATTGAACAGCGGGATTGGTTGTTTGGCCAGGTCTCGCAACGAGAAACCGTTTCAGCAGTCGCTTCAGCGGCGAATTTTTTTCTGTTTCGATTGTCAGGATTTGACGGCGCTGGGTTGTTTAAAGAATTTTATAAAAGAGGAATCCTGTTGCGCCATTTCCGAGATGAACGCATTAGCGATTTTCTTCGCGTTTCAATTGGTACGCCAAAAGAAAATAAAAAGTTTTTACAAATATTGGATGAAATCAGGGCGGCTTAA